From the genome of Vicia villosa cultivar HV-30 ecotype Madison, WI linkage group LG2, Vvil1.0, whole genome shotgun sequence, one region includes:
- the LOC131653828 gene encoding protein transport protein SEC13 homolog B gives MPSQKVETGHQDTVHDVAMDYYGKRLATASSDHTIKIIGVSNSASQHLATLTGHQGPVWEVAWAHPKFGSLLASCSFDGRVILWKEGNPNEWMQAHVFDDHKSSVNSVAWAPHELGLCLACASSDGNISVFTARADGGWDTSRIDQAHPVGVTSVSWAPSMAPGALVGSGLLDPVQKLCSGGCDNTVKVWKLSNGQWKMDCFPALQMHNDWVRDVAWAPNLGLPKSTIASASQDGKVIIWTVGKEGDHWEGKVLNDFKTPVWRVSWSLTGNILAVADGNNNVTLWKEAVDGEWQQVTTVEP, from the coding sequence ATGCCTTCCCAGAAGGTTGAAACCGGTCATCAAGACACCGTGCACGATGTTGCGATGGATTATTATGGAAAGAGGCTGGCGACAGCTTCTTCGGATCACACAATTAAGATAATTGGGGTGAGCAATTCGGCCTCTCAGCATCTAGCTACTCTGACTGGTCACCAAGGACCTGTTTGGGAGGTTGCGTGGGCTCACCCTAAGTTTGGATCTCTGCTCGCTTCGTGTTCTTTTGACGGGCGTGTTATTCTTTGGAAGGAGGGTAACCCAAACGAGTGGATGCAAGCTCATGTATTTGATGACCATAAGTCGTCTGTGAATTCAGTTGCTTGGGCGCCTCATGAATTGGGTCTTTGCTTGGCTTGTGCTTCGTCTGATGGGAATATATCGGTATTCACTGCAAGAGCAGATGGTGGATGGGACACATCGAGGATTGATCAAGCTCATCCAGTTGGTGTCACTTCTGTGTCTTGGGCTCCTTCTATGGCGCCAGGTGCTCTTGTTGGTTCAGGGTTACTTGATCCTGTGCAGAAGCTTTGTTCTGGTGGTTGTGATAATACTGTTAAGGTGTGGAAGCTTAGCAATGGGCAGTGGAAGATGGACTGCTTCCCTGCACTTCAGATGCATAATGATTGGGTTCGAGATGTTGCTTGGGCACCAAATTTGGGACTTCCTAAATCTACTATTGCTAGCGCGTCTCAGGATGGGAAAGTGATCATATGGACTGTAGGCAAAGAAGGGGATCATTGGGAAGGAAAAGTTTTGAATGATTTCAAGACCCCTGTTTGGAGGGTGTCATGGTCATTGACAGGAAATATACTGGCTGTGGCGGATGGGAATAACAACGTCACATTATGGAAAGAAGCAGTCGATGGGGAATGGCAACAGGTGACAACAGTGGAGCCATAG